In Flavobacterium praedii, the DNA window TGAGTTTAGATGGAGGGTTTCGGTAACTTGACAGCTTGCAGCAAAAACGAGTATAACAAGTAATAAATATTTATTCATCCTTTAAAATATGATTGTCAGTTATTTTTTTCAAATATAACTACTTTTAAATGTATTTGATCAACCTGTATTTAAATTCACACACTTTTAGTACTTCCACTGCATTCTATTTAGATACATATTACTTCATTTTTTGATTACATACAAAGAAAAAAAATCAAAATAATAAAAAGAAGCTCGTTTGGCTGCAGAATATATTAAGTTATTGATTCCCAAAATAAAGCTCTTATTATACAAAACAAACACTATTCATCTTCATAATACTGATTTATAAATAAATAAAAAACAACTTTTTATTACAAAAAGAAGTCGTGACATTTGTAGTATTAAAAAAAATTACCCCCAAAAACCATATCAATTTTAAAACAACCTACATGATTCCAAACATCAAAAAATGGCTCTTTGTCTATTTGCCATTTACTACTTTTGTAATGCTTTCCAGCTGTGATAATGAAATACAATACGCCAATTACAATCCCCATTATTTGCCTAGCATTGATGCAACAAATTTACCCATAGGAAACAAAGCCATTACGATGTTTGAAGATGATGAAAGTCCATCAAAAATGTATGACAAAAAAGATCGTTGGTTTCGAGTAAACGAACCCTTACAAATAATCCAAAAAGGGAAAGATTCAATACAACTATCTCTTTATTCACCAGTTGGACTTACTGATGTAAAAATTTATGCTAAACTACCCAACTATGACAAGCGATTTTTATTATATCATTTTACAAAAATCCCTGCATTTCATCGCTCATTTCACCAAATTCCATTAGTAGCAGGAAAAAATGATTATTTACTTGAAACAGGCAATGCCGTTACAATTGATAAAATTGACGGTTTTTCTACTGGTGCAATCGAATTTTCAGTAGAATCAAGTGATCCGTTATTTGCTAAGTTCAAAAAAATAAAATCTTCCCATTTGGTTCAATTTAACGACACTTATCATATAAATGAACTAGGGAAATTTTTGCCAATGAATCCCGTTTTGGCAAAAGAAGCAATAACAATGATCATAAACTATTCCTACGCATTAAGTCATCCAATATATTATGAAACCTTTACTAATTTTGACAGATACAAACAAGAGCAAGCTACTCTAGCTGGAACTGGGATAAATGGAGCAATCAATTGGCACGGAAATACTGATGACGCTAATGGAGTTTATGATTATTTGACCAAAGCACAAATTGAACAAATATATTTAAACTATATAGATAACCGAACACTCTACATGGCTATGGTTGGAGGAGCAGCAGCACTAGGAGGAGGTCCTCTCGCTTCGCAATGGGAATCAAGTTATGTCACTGGACACTGGACAGGCGAAATGTCGGTTTGGTCACATGAATACTCCCATCATATCGGCTTCAGCCATAGTAGTAATTTAGCCAATAGCGGCGAGGGTGGCGGACAGCAAGAGATGCTAACACAATTTTATAAATATTTAATTTACTTAAACGACCTGCCTTTTACCGATCCAGAAGTACTCAAAGGCTGGACCAAAACGAATTACCTAACAGGAACTTACAAAAAACCGGTCTTTACAATATCCCCGAAAAATACTTTCTTGTTAAAATATAAAGGAGCTGGAAAATGGAATTAACAAATCAAATAAAAATGAACAAAATAGCTTTTTTTATAGCATTGCTTTTACTTTGCACCAATTGCGGTAGCGATTCATACGAAGCATTCACGCCGATAAATTACTATTACTATTACCCAACTGATGAAGCTGCAATTACTGCAAGCCAAATTGGAGATGGAACAGGCCAACTCGATCCAACAGGAATCGCTATAGCAAACGACAAATTATACATCTGTAATGGCGATGTGCTGGAAATTTTCAATGCTAAGACTTTGACTTTTATAAAAACAATTAAAAATTACACCAAAGGCAACACTACAATTCCGTTGACTAAACTATCTTCTGTGGCAATTGACAATGGCAGAATCTATCTTGGCAGTGTTGATTCAAGACTTTTTGTTATCGATGAAAATACAAATCTTGGCATCAATACCGTTGGAAATGGACAATGGTGGCAAACTTTTGTACATGTCTTTGGGGTTGCCGTTAAAGATGGATTGCTTTTTGTTAAAGAAAAAAACACAACCATCAAAGTTTTTGAAACATCCCAAATTACAGACACAAGCAATTGGAATTTGACACCAATCGCCAAATTAAACACTTTGCAAGGAAGTACCGAAATCTATTCTATGGATGTATCAACTGGAAATTTAATTGTGGCTGGACAAAATGCAAAAGGCTATTTACAGTATAACATTGCAAACATTCGAACCAATGCAACAAGTTCACTTACAACACCAATAAACCCAACAATAACACCTTTTACAAATGCAAAACCTCTTGCGATTTCTTTTAGCAGTGAATGGGCTGTAACCGCTGAAAAAGATGGGAATTTAAACTACCTACGCCTTTATCCAAAAGAAGAATTAATCAACAAAACATATAAACCAAGGATTAACGCTTCAGATGTTATGGGAGTAAATCCTTTTGGAACTATTGTCAGTAGTGCGCAACTTAACGATCGTATTTTTTTGGCAGATAACACAAACCAAAAAATAAGGATTATAAAACTGAATCAAACCACAATCGCTGAGCAAAACTAATTATCATCCATTTTATTTCTATAATTATAGGATCAAAATGCATCTATTTTTTAAAATGTAATACCTTTTACAAACTCACTTTTACTTAGAAAAAAGAAATAAAACTAGTTGTTAATTTTTAAAAAAAATGTTCCAAAAAAACCTTCATTATTAAAATAAAAACTTAAAACAAAAACTTTATCTTTGCAGACTTAAAAAACAGCATAAAATGGCCTTATCAGAACAAGAAATTATCCGTAGAGAAAAACTTCAAAACTTACGCAATTTGGGGATTAACCCTTATCCTGCACAACTTTTTCCTGTAAATCATACTTCAAAACAAATAAAGGAGTCTTTTGAAGAAGGCAAAAAGGTGATTGTTGCCGGGCGTTTGATGAGTGTGAGAGATCAAGGAAAAGCTTGTTTTGCTGAACTTCAGGATAGCGAAGGGCGTATTCAATTGTACGTGAACCGAGATGTTTTATGTGAAGGCGATGATAAAACTTTGTACAACCAAGTATTCAAAAAATTGACCGATTTGGGAGATTTTATTGGTATTGAAGGTGAATTGTTTACCACTAAAGTAGGTGCTCAATGTATTCGTGTGGATAAATTTACTTTTTTGAGTAAAACACTGCGTCCGTTGCCATTGCCAAAAGTGGACGAAGACGGAAAAGTGCACGACGCTTTTAACGATGCCGAATTGCGTTACAGAATGCGTTATGTAGATTTGACGGTGAACCAAAACGTGAAAGAAACTTTTATTAAGCGTACCAAATTGTTTAATGCAATGCGCAGTTTCTTTAATGAAGCGGGATATCTTGAAGTTGAAACTCCAGTTTTGCAATCGATTCCCGGTGGTGCTGCGGCGCGTCCGTTTATTACACATCACAACTCATTGGACATTCCGTTGTACATGCGTATTGCGAACGAATTGTATTTGAAAAGATTGATCGTTGGTGGTTTTGATGGGGTGTATGAGTTTTCTAAAAACTTCCGTAACGAAGGAATGGATAGAACCCACAACCCAGAATTTACTGCAATGGAAATATATGTAGCCTACAAAGACTACAACTGGATGATGGATTTTACTGAAAACTTACTGGAACATTGCGCTATTGGTGTTAATGGAACTAGCGAAGCAACTTTTGGTGAACACAAAATCAATTTCAAAGCGCCTTATGCACGAGTTACAATGACCGATTCTATCAAACATTTCACTGGTTTTGATATTTCGGGTAAAACGGAAGCTGAATTGTTTGAAGCAGCCAAAGGAATGGGAATTGATGTAGATAACACGATGGGGAAAGGAAAATTGATTGATGAAATTTTTGGAGCTAAATGCGAAGGAAATTATATTCAGCCAACATTTATCACTGATTATCCAAAAGAAATGTCCCCGCTTTGTAAAGAACACCGTGACAATCCAGATTTGACAGAACGTTTTGAATTGATGGTTTGCGGAAAAGAGGTTGCCAATGCCTACTCTGAATTGAATGATCCAATTGACCAAAGAGCCCGTTTTGAAGATCAAATGCGTTTGGCTGAAAAAGGTGATGATGAAGCGAACGGAACGATTGATGAGGATTTCTTGAGAGCATTAGAATACGGAATGCCGCCTACTTCTGGCTTAGGAATTGGAATGGATCGTTTGATGATGTTCTTGACAAATAATGCTTCTATTCAGGAAGTGTTGTTTTTTCCACAAATGCGTCCTGAGAAAAAACAAGTTCATTTGGAAGAAGATGAAAAATTAATTGTTTCAATCTTGCAAGCAAACGCTAATGTGATGGAATTTGGTTTATTGAAAATCAAATCGGAATTGAGTGGTAAAAAATGGGACAAAGCCATGAAGAATCTTTCGGTTCTTGGAATGACAGAAGTAGTTGTGGATGGCGATGTGAAAGCTTGTCGATTGAAAGAGTAAATTATATTCTAACTATATTATTACAAAAGGAGCTTTAAAATTTGAAGATCCTTTTTGTAATTAAAAACATTGATTGAAAACAAATAATCTTTTCCTGTTTTCGTAACTTTACTATTCAAAACAGCACGTTATGAATACTTTAGAACTAAAACAGAAAATAATGGATATGCTAAAATCTGTCGATGATGTTGTCTTATTAAAGCAAATTATCCACTTACTACAGCCTGATGATCCAAATGAAATTCTTCATCTAAATGAAAACGAATTGGAAATGGCAAAAGATCACGAAGAAGATACACTATTTAAAAATGACCATTCTGAGGAACAACTTGAGAAAGAGGATTCTGAATGGATTACTGAACTTTAAAGCGTAACAAAAACAAAAAAAGGAGCTTCAATTATTAGAAGCTCCTTTTGATTTATATACACAAATCAATCTTATTTAAAAGAAAAGATCTGAGGGTTTATATTAACCATAACCCACGCCCAATTGTTAGTGTGATCAACATCACCACCTTTCAATCTTTGCATGGTATCTGTTCCGAACATTTGGGAATAACCACCGCTTAGATTTACAAATTTATGAACCGCATAACCCATTGTAAAATCTATCTCGGTACCTAAATAGTCATCCATTTTTTTCCCATTGACGTCTATTACCGTATTAGCAGCACTAAACATATGCGGCATTAAAGCAAATTGCCAT includes these proteins:
- the lysS gene encoding lysine--tRNA ligase is translated as MALSEQEIIRREKLQNLRNLGINPYPAQLFPVNHTSKQIKESFEEGKKVIVAGRLMSVRDQGKACFAELQDSEGRIQLYVNRDVLCEGDDKTLYNQVFKKLTDLGDFIGIEGELFTTKVGAQCIRVDKFTFLSKTLRPLPLPKVDEDGKVHDAFNDAELRYRMRYVDLTVNQNVKETFIKRTKLFNAMRSFFNEAGYLEVETPVLQSIPGGAAARPFITHHNSLDIPLYMRIANELYLKRLIVGGFDGVYEFSKNFRNEGMDRTHNPEFTAMEIYVAYKDYNWMMDFTENLLEHCAIGVNGTSEATFGEHKINFKAPYARVTMTDSIKHFTGFDISGKTEAELFEAAKGMGIDVDNTMGKGKLIDEIFGAKCEGNYIQPTFITDYPKEMSPLCKEHRDNPDLTERFELMVCGKEVANAYSELNDPIDQRARFEDQMRLAEKGDDEANGTIDEDFLRALEYGMPPTSGLGIGMDRLMMFLTNNASIQEVLFFPQMRPEKKQVHLEEDEKLIVSILQANANVMEFGLLKIKSELSGKKWDKAMKNLSVLGMTEVVVDGDVKACRLKE